GACACCATAATCTCAGCCATTGACGCCAAGTGCTCCAACTTCATCAACAAGTATGCCAAGATCACGCGGCGCCACCTCCCCTCCTCACCCAACGACGCGATCTGCCTGATCGAGGAGCTCAAGAAGCTGAGATCTAAAGTGCTGACGTTCAATTTCTTGAACCTTGCAAAGCTTAGTAGAGACATTGCCAAGATGAGTGCTCATGCAGTCGTGGTTTTGGACCGGCTGAATCCGGACCACATGATTTGTAAGAGATTGGAGATGAATCAAGAGAGGTTTGGTGATGTTGATGGTGAAGATCTTGCGTTTTACAATGTGTATGTTGATGAGGTTTTGAAGCATTTGTGTGAAAATGGGGGTAGGGTTGGGATATTGGGAGGGTTTGGGACCACATTTGTGACGAGGAAGGTGTTTAATCGACTCGTTGAAATGAAGTCTTTGTCTGGTTCCGACACTAGCCTCGAGATGGATTATGTTATCTGGGCGGAATATCCGTCGGAAGTGGGGGGAGAGGAGGAGGTCACTGAGAAGCTGCAGAATGAGAACATGGGGCAGTTAAGCATAGATCACCAGGCGTCCATGAGAAAGCATGTGAATGGGGATAAGATTTCTGCGTTTCTTCGTCACAAGAAGTATATTTTGCTAGTGGATAAGGTCATGCACGGTGTTGATCTGGGTAGGATCGGGTTGAGAGAGCACCACGAGTTTAGGAGACTCATAGTGGCTTCAGGTGATAGAGATGTTATGAGCTTAATGGTGAAACCCATTGTAGAAATATGATGGTGTTCTTGATGTTAGAAGGTTGAGATTGATATATGTTTGAACAATTATGTTAGTTTCACACTGTATTACAGTTTGGGTTGGGTACCTTATAATGCCCTTTGATGTTATTTCATATTAAACCTATGGGTTTCATCTCTTTCCATtctaatagtactaataaattgtGTGCTAAATTGCAATTAGCATATCTTTTTAGTACCTTAATTCATTAAAACAATGTTGGTATGATTGAtgtcaaatgcataaattgtgGTAAAACTTATTTgccttttttttcataaaaaattatttttaaagatATTTGAGAAGGTAAAGTTTTATAGATACcatattttcttatatatagGTTATGAGATCCAATCACTATATATTATCTACATCCACATtgtaatacaaaaaaataaaaataaaatacatccACCAAGGAATACTAATTGAATAAAGTGGGATACTACAATATTAACAAGTTCAAGAGATATTTAGAGAAAAAATTAGTataatgtttatttttattaatttcttttaccAATTGAGTTTAGTTTGACCTCTCGAGACTAAAATACCAAAAATCGAGTCTTTGAAGCGAGCTGATAAATACCCTAAATCGCAGAGAAGCTCTCACAGTCACCAATGGCGGTTGCAAATCCTCCATCGCTGGACATCTTAGTGAGAGATCCAGGGGGTTTTACTATCTGGAGCGGCCCCCCAGTCAGCAACGGGGAGCCCCAAATCAAGCTCGATAAAATCCCGtgtacctccacaaaattcagCGAAGATGGATCGAAGCTCATGGCCGTTCGCTCCGATTCCCTAATTACCATCTACGACGCCAATAATTTGGCGGAAATTAGGGCTTTCCAAGTCCCCAATCTCCTCGCGGCCAGCATATCGCCATGCGGCACTTATTTGCAGACATTTCAGAAATCCTCCACGCCGCAGGTGAAGAATGTGGTGTTGTGGAAGACGGAGACGGGAGAATCGGTTTATCAGGTGTTTCAGAAGAATATGGCGAAGGCGACATGGTAATTTTGAgcgattttgatttttgagctGTTGGATTATCTGATTTGAGTAATGTTATTGATGCTTCGTGCTGTTTTGTTAGGCCGTCGATTCGATTTAGCTCCGATGAAGTTGTGGCGTGTCGTTTGGCGACGAATGAAGTGCAGTTCTTTGATGCTGGAGATTTCTCGAGAGGGATCGTTCATCGGCTTAAAGTGCAGGGGATTGCTGCATTTGAGCTCTCGAAGAGCCCTGGCTCGTATGTGGCCGTATTCGTTCCTGAATCGAAGGTTTCCTAATGCTCTAATGCTTTTGCTATAATTGAAGTTATTGAATTCATACTGCAAGTTGTTCTGATTctattttgttgttgttttttcCTTGCGCCTTTGTTTATTTCGATGATTACTTTAATATGATTGAATAAGTTGGTTTTTACTTGTCATCTGTTCTTGAATGTCTAGTTTTGTGGAATTTTGAAGTTTGTAATTGTCTGCAAGaagcttcattttttttttctgaactGCTTGCAAGTGTTTGTGGAAACGATGAGTAAAACAATGTCTTTTTTGTGTATACGAGACTCAGAGGTTCAGTTATTGACTGAAATGCCACGTAATTCAGTTTTAGCTCCCTTGTAGGATTAAGTGTGGCCTGAATTTACATCTGGGCCGAAGTCCAAAAGATTGAGGATTGTGTATTGTCTTGACCGAAAAATAGATTtgtttaaaaatcaaaatttgtgCAGTGATAAGTAATTAAACCAATTCTGAATTATCTTTAAGCACATCAAAAAGGGAAATTGCAGTTCAAGGTTGTGTACGTATTTTGATTGAGGGTTTTGGGATATTTGGAAATTCTTGTCTTGTGAAGATAAACTGAAAATTTGTTGTTTTCTATTGCTTTAAATGTCCTTTTTTGCACATATGAACCTAAGTGTAAATCTTATCTCATTCGTCTCTGTAGGGGATGCCAGCCAATGTTCAAATATTTTCTTGTGCGAAGGAGTCACCGAGTCAGCCTGTTGCACGGAAAAGTTTCTTTAGGTGTTCCTCAGTGCAATTGCATTGGAACCTCGGTTCCAAGGGACTCTTGGTTGTCGTGCAGTCAGATGTTGATAAAACAAATCAAAGTTATTATGGGGAGACCAAGCTAAATTATCTGACTACAGATGGAATTTATGAGGGATTAGTGTCACTCCGTATGTGTCATCTTCCCTTTTTTAACCAGTTGGCAAACATGCTTCGTGTTTGATTATATAAATGGATACTAATAGTTAATGGAAATTGATCCCGAGTACTTTGGCAGGTAAAGAAGGGCCCGTACACGATGTTCAGTGGTCGTCCTCTGGTAAAGAATTTGCAGCTGTTTATGGATGTATCCTTGGTTTCTTCTTCACATAGCTGATAATCGATATCTCTAGTTAGAGCATctgtttataattttttttgtaaagaaaATCATTGCATGcctaaaatttatttaagttttAATAGCTCTATGTTGTGTTATCTATTCTAGttctgtttttttctttttgttccTTGACACAGTTCAGTTATGCCCGCAATGGCAACAATATTTGATGCTAAGTGCAAACCCCTGCTAGAGCTCGGGACCGGCCCATATAATACTGTTAGATGGAATCCAAAAGGAAAATGTATCCTTTATTCCATGCTTCATTTCATTAAGCTCTGTCTCTGCTCCCGTCTCTCATCGtcttttctctctttatttcGTAAAAAGTTTCTTATGTTCATTTGTATCCTTAAAACTACCGCATAGTTATATGTTTGGCAGGATTCGGTAACTTGCCTGGTGACATGGTACATCCTTCCAAATCAATCACTGATTACTTCTAAAGTTCTTAAATATCATTAGCTGGTCCGAAGGGAGATTTCTGAGCTCTGTTTGTGGATGTAGCGTCGTTTCCCTTCATTAGACTAGTCTATTAATATTAACCTTGAAATTCCATAATTACATCGCCCTTTAAAGCTCATTGAGCAGTATCTTTTCCATGTAGAATTCGTTTGATTTACTTGCCTCGTTCTTGTTTGTCAATGCACTTGGTGTAGTGTTTTGACGAGTGCTTAGGTCAGTTTTCGTGTTCTGTTTAGGCATTTTGGGATTATACGGAAAAGAAgcaactgggagctacaagaGCTGAATTATCAGTGTCAAGTGAGTGGTCCGCAGACGGACGTTATTTTATGACTGCAACAACAGCCCCAAGGCTGCAGGTTGACAACGGGTATGgacttttatctttattttatttctagaaAAATCGAACTACTGCTGATATATCGATAGTAACAGTTCTATAGAAGTTAGTTAATTTTATTTCGAGTTGTTAAACGTCTTTGCATCATTATTTACTGGCACTTGGTGGCCTAGTTAATGGAATTATTTGATTACTGTATTTCCTCTGTTTCCAAAGGATCAAAATCTTCGACCACAAAGGTTCGTTGTTATTCAAGAGGATGTACGACAAGTTGTTTCAGGTCAATACCTCTGATTTTCTGTTCTTCGTGGGAATTATGTTCTTTATTCTTAGCTGGCTTTTCTTCATCGATGCAGGTAGACTGGAAACCACAGTCACCTGATAAGTTTGCTGATATTGAAGAAGCTGTGAAGTCTGTCGGCTCACTGAAATTGGAAGATACAACCACGAAACAAGGTCCATCTTTTTGCTTGCCCTCCCACAAAACACTGTCCGATATATTATTACTGTAAGATATACTAAAATGAGACTAATATGTCAGGACAAGGGTCGAAATCTGCGCAGCCCATTTCAAAACCATCTATTCCACAAAAGCCCGCTGCCTATCGCCCGCCTAGTGCTAAAGCAGCAGCTGCAGTTCAGGCAGAGGTAAATCTTAAAAAATTGTCAAACTGATTCAGACAAGTCTGCTCACAATCTAGTTTTTGTTTATTTCGTTTTTCTCGATTATATATACTTGTACTGATTCGGTATTTTTTTTGTGCATGCAGCTATTCGGAGAAAGTCCTACTGGGTAAGTGTGTCGATGTTTCTTTTGCTTGAAGCGTTTTAGTATATTTGCTTCTGATCTTCCCTCCGTGTGTCGATTACAGGGAACTGAGCAAGAACGCGCTGAAAAACAAGAAGAAGAGGGAAAAGCAGAGGGAGAAAAAGGCTGCGGAAGCCAGCTCCGGTGGAACTTGACTGTGTCCGACGGCCATTTTCAAGGGTTCTTGAGCCATGGCCATTTGCAAGGGTTCTTGAGCCATGGCCATTTGCAATGAGGCTGATTATGAAAGTTTTGATATTAAACTTGACTGATAGTGAGAAGAAGAATGCTTCTAATGaatgaatatatattattttcatgTTCAAATTTGGCAGAAAATTATGGTTGGTTTTGGTCCACACTTCGTTAATCAATCCTATGTTATACTACAGGATGTTAGATTAAAGGTAAGTTGAGAAAATTAGTAGTTATTTACACAAATTGTCAATGAATATACAACATTTGATGAGCACAAACTTTATGAATGATTAGTTTGATCTATTTTACACCCTTAGTCCCtacttatttatatttatgGTGTTTTTTGGGAAtgaagttaaaaaaaattgtgccAAATGAAATTAACGAAGATAAAAATACATAGGTACATGATCTTttactttcgcacataaatggtacatgatctttattttatatcatttttggtacccaatgacaaaaataatcttaggtaccaaatatgtgattttttgttatgggggatatttttataaattttcaattaaatagtaccAAATATctgatttcttttttcttcatttcttatttctttattttcttctttagtttcgttctttttcttttttcttcatttcttcttactttttactagtattttatcttcctttcttttttttttcctccttAGTTTGTGTtacctcttttttcttttctcttcttttctcttctgtctttttagtgttttttatagatacatctaattgcatttataatataaatcaagaacaaaacaccaaattaaattaattatttaaactaattaaattaattgaaaatttttaattaaatcattttatactcattttagggttgaaacacctaactaaaaatattcaattgtttatatcattatgaatacaattcacaattttaaatttttattaagactatattgattagttattaatttaatataaaataataataataatagttattatcatataatattatatgaatcaaaattaaaataattatatctataattattttttaaatactagtagtttttagtattataacaataatattattatattactaattaaatataattataactataatttaattaagtatatttgaatgatattaaaaaataaattaattattaatttataacatcaaaataatagtattaatattgattaataataatagtataaagagtgaggagaatgagagaagatattataatatcactttagGTACTAGTTTTGTGTGTGCCCAAAATATCATTtatgacacaaatggaaaaaatgtatttgtttagaAAGCATCTTGGgatgtccagagcctttgtcctagcggcaagaagcttagacattattgcatgaggtgccgagttcgagcaaaaatgtgatttataggtaccaaaaacgatataaaataaagatcagataccatttatgtgcgaaagtgaaagatcaggtacTATTCCTGTAGTTcaatctaaaataaaataagagaaataaaagagagtaaagtaggagaataaagtaagatgttttatttttgttaataaaGATTAATGACTTAACTAAGTTGCGACATCCAAATAAAGCACTTCAAAAGGTATTTAGTAAATATAATCAATTCTATTTAATACTATAAATCTAGATTAAAAGGTCAATTTTGTACTCCATCATCATTTATGACTTTTAAGTAATCTGCATAAACACTTGTTCAGAAGGAAATATTCCATTCATAGTCATATACAATCCTTTTCTAGTCAATTCAAGAATTTCTACCCCTTTCTCTCCACACTTCTTGTTGTGGAAGGACCCTTCATGTCCAACAGGTTGGAGTTGGTTTCGATGAAGAGTACAAAGTGGTGCAGCTGTTGTCGTGCATCTCATGCAACAGATGTATCCAAGCCTACCTGTATTCGAGAAGGATGAATTCTTGGAGGAAGTTGGCTTTTGATCAAGAATTGATTATCCATAGTCCCATAAAGTCGTTGTGCAAGAATGGCTCCTTTGCGCACTGGATATGTTGGCGGCGGGGAGACTCATCGCTTGTCATACTAAGCTTTGATATGGAGAATGAAGTGTTTCTGACATTCACAATATCGGGTCAAGTACTTGAGTTGTTTTACATAGATTTTGAGATTCTTGCAAAGGATGAATGCCCGTTTGTTTTATTCCCCAATAAGAAGGGGATGGTTTATAGGTCGACAATGGTGATGGTTTATGAGTCGAGAGGCGAAGGGAGTGAGCTTATATGGACTCGTATAACGAATATGGAACAAAATAGTGTTTGGAATATGCCTCTTTGGAGGAGCGATGATTTTGCGGTGTTTAAGAAGCGTGATTGTGTGGTTTGGTGGTTGATTGATTTTATAGAAGCAAgactttttttacttttgtatGATTGTCGTGCTCGGGAATTCATCGCGCATTTGGATTTTCCGGTGACTTCGGCTATAGTTGAGTATGAAGGAAGCTTCATTTCACCTTAAGGTTGCTTAGAGGCATAGGCAAAATTGGTGCTCGAAACGTAGGCATAACTGGCCGAACTCGGATAACAAAGTTTTAGGTTTGTTTAGTATTCTTTATTGtgctttatttatatttatattgttaTTGTTAGGCTTTGATTTGCTAGTTTTTCTGCACAAAATAGTTTGTTGGCTAAAACTAACATTGGTTCattgattaaaatttaaaaagattgCAATTAATTAACCCACAAAATTCTTTTAACACTGATGAATCCACCTTGAGCTAGAATTTGAAGATTGTGTGCTTATCATATACTACTccacaatatttttaaaaatattgcaATTAATTACAcc
This DNA window, taken from Salvia splendens isolate huo1 chromosome 18, SspV2, whole genome shotgun sequence, encodes the following:
- the LOC121776993 gene encoding uncharacterized protein LOC121776993, whose product is MVHIQVHAPTFIAQSVAEIYPACRDLFLHVKSEGRDIKQLEHRLSELITLMALIMSRKHELERDLVRNSAFSQKSNEFKVLDTIISAIDAKCSNFINKYAKITRRHLPSSPNDAICLIEELKKLRSKVLTFNFLNLAKLSRDIAKMSAHAVVVLDRLNPDHMICKRLEMNQERFGDVDGEDLAFYNVYVDEVLKHLCENGGRVGILGGFGTTFVTRKVFNRLVEMKSLSGSDTSLEMDYVIWAEYPSEVGGEEEVTEKLQNENMGQLSIDHQASMRKHVNGDKISAFLRHKKYILLVDKVMHGVDLGRIGLREHHEFRRLIVASGDRDVMSLMVKPIVEI
- the LOC121777278 gene encoding eukaryotic translation initiation factor 2A-like, whose protein sequence is MAVANPPSLDILVRDPGGFTIWSGPPVSNGEPQIKLDKIPCTSTKFSEDGSKLMAVRSDSLITIYDANNLAEIRAFQVPNLLAASISPCGTYLQTFQKSSTPQVKNVVLWKTETGESVYQVFQKNMAKATWPSIRFSSDEVVACRLATNEVQFFDAGDFSRGIVHRLKVQGIAAFELSKSPGSYVAVFVPESKGMPANVQIFSCAKESPSQPVARKSFFRCSSVQLHWNLGSKGLLVVVQSDVDKTNQSYYGETKLNYLTTDGIYEGLVSLRKEGPVHDVQWSSSGKEFAAVYGFMPAMATIFDAKCKPLLELGTGPYNTVRWNPKGKFICLAGFGNLPGDMAFWDYTEKKQLGATRAELSVSSEWSADGRYFMTATTAPRLQVDNGIKIFDHKGSLLFKRMYDKLFQVDWKPQSPDKFADIEEAVKSVGSLKLEDTTTKQGQGSKSAQPISKPSIPQKPAAYRPPSAKAAAAVQAELFGESPTGELSKNALKNKKKREKQREKKAAEASSGGT